Proteins encoded within one genomic window of Paramisgurnus dabryanus chromosome 13, PD_genome_1.1, whole genome shotgun sequence:
- the cnih4 gene encoding protein cornichon homolog 4 yields MEAAVFILSLVDCCALIFLSVYFIITLSDLECDYINARACCSKLNKWVIPEMIGQALATVLMLVSMHWFVFLLNLPVAAWNVYRYVKVPMGNMGVYDPTEIHNRGQLKSHMKEAMIKLGFHLLCFFIYLYSMILALIND; encoded by the exons ATGGAGGCGGCCGTGTTCATCTTATCACTCGTTGACTGTTGTGCTTTAATATTCCTCTCTGTTTACTTT ATCATTACTTTATCTGATCTAGAATGTGACTACATCAATGCTCGAGCCTGCTGCTCAAAGTTAAACAAA TGGGTTATACCTGAGATGATAGGTCAGGCTCTGGCCACTGTGTTAATGCTGGTTTCCATGCACTGGTTTGTGTTTCTTCTCAACCTGCCTGTGGCAGCGTGGAATGTTTACAG ATACGTGAAGGTTCCAATGGGGAACATGGGAGTCTATGATCCGACAGAGATTCACAACAGAGGTCAGCTGAAGTCCCACATGAAGGAAGCCATGATCAAACTGGGCTTTCACCTTCTCTGCTTTTTCATCTACCTGTACAG CATGATCCTGGCTCTGATCAATGACTGA
- the fez2a gene encoding fasciculation and elongation protein zeta-2 isoform X2: MAEPPAHRENDEWQDFNLFKGITGQQIHLERVTLNPTPTEMSVLLDTHSDTEKGFDFSSCTSTEKLHFDEKLQFCFQKTHTKPATIYPVKPINEDTTLKCDEVWNALTYNYGNVMAVDWNQSRVRSLHLSTLSLENRPRLESLNLDLSDDEDLREQMDLHSIIVSCINEEPLLTAEQVIEEIEEIMQDSPEIKSDQNSPQSEFSFISQKAQRSHTNQVYEERARLMSVAELNQRLEDVEVTVRGYSEELIQHLAMRDELEFEKEVKNSFISVLIDVQNCQKEHQEMLRKKRKVKNALHSRSERLPSSRFSVESISTAIQNGFRQTFGNGVETKQYVTTVIPYKKKDGPPLVQDLQIFTKILEAMRDNSDKVPSLLTDYILKE, encoded by the exons ATGGCGGAGCCTCCAGCGCACAGAGAGAATGACGAGTGGCAGGATTTTAATCTATTCAAAGGCATAACGGGACAGCAGATTCATCTGGAGCGGGTTACTCTGAACCCCACACCTACAGAGATGTCCGTGTTGCTggatacacattcagacactgAAAAGGGGTTTGATTTTAGCTCTTGCACATCCACGGAGAAGCTGCACTTTGACGAGAAGTTACAATTTTGCTTCCAAAAAACACACACTAAACCAGCAACCATATATCCAGTGAAGCCAATAAATGAGGACACGACCCTTAAATGTGATGA GGTCTGGAATGCTCTTACATATAACTATGGAAATGTCATGGCAGTGGACTGGAATCAGTCTCGGGTTCGGTCACTTCATCTCTCAACATTGAGCCTTGAAAACAGGCCT AGGTTGGAGAGCTTGAACCTGGATCTTTCTGATGATGAGGACCTGAGAGAACAAATGGACCTGCATTCCATCATTGTGTCTTGTATCAATGAGGAACCACTCCTTACTGCTGAACAG GTTATTGAGGAGATCGAGGAGATCATGCAGGATTCACCAGAGATTAAATCAGACCAGAACTCTCCACAGTCAGAATTCTCCTTCATCTCTCAGAAAGCCCAAAGATCTCACACCAACCAGGTCTATGAAGAAA GAGCGAGGCTGATGTCAGTAGCTGAGCTGAACCAGCGTCTGGAGGATGTGGAGGTGACCGTACGTGGATATTCAGAGGAGCTGATTCAGCACCTGGCCATGAGGGATGAGCTGGAGTTTGAGAAGGAGGTGAAAAACAGCTTCATTTCAGTTCTCATAGACGTGCAGAACTGTCAGAAGGAACATCAAGAGATGCTGAGAAAGAAGAGGAAAGTAAAGAATGCGCTTCACAGCCGATCAGAGAGGTTACCTTCATCT CGTTTCAGTGTGGAGAGCATCTCCACCGCCATCCAGAATGGTTTTCGGCAAACTTTTGGCAATGGGGTCGAGACAAAACAG TATGTAACAACAGTCATCCCATACAAGAAAAAGGATGGGCCTCCATTAGTCCAAGACCTTCAGATTTTTACCAAAA ttttaGAAGCCATGAGAGACAACAGTGACAAAGTTCCAAGTCTCCTCACAGACTACATACTCAAAG aatga
- the fez2a gene encoding fasciculation and elongation protein zeta-2 isoform X3, whose protein sequence is MAEPPAHRENDEWQDFNLFKGITGQQIHLERVTLNPTPTEMSVLLDTHSDTEKGFDFSSCTSTEKLHFDEKLQFCFQKTHTKPATIYPVKPINEDTTLKCDEVWNALTYNYGNVMAVDWNQSRVRSLHLSTLSLENRPRLESLNLDLSDDEDLREQMDLHSIIVSCINEEPLLTAEQVIEEIEEIMQDSPEIKSDQNSPQSEFSFISQKAQRSHTNQVYEERARLMSVAELNQRLEDVEVTVRGYSEELIQHLAMRDELEFEKEVKNSFISVLIDVQNCQKEHQEMLRKKRKVKNALHSRSERLPSSYVTTVIPYKKKDGPPLVQDLQIFTKILEAMRDNSDKVPSLLTDYILKVLCPT, encoded by the exons ATGGCGGAGCCTCCAGCGCACAGAGAGAATGACGAGTGGCAGGATTTTAATCTATTCAAAGGCATAACGGGACAGCAGATTCATCTGGAGCGGGTTACTCTGAACCCCACACCTACAGAGATGTCCGTGTTGCTggatacacattcagacactgAAAAGGGGTTTGATTTTAGCTCTTGCACATCCACGGAGAAGCTGCACTTTGACGAGAAGTTACAATTTTGCTTCCAAAAAACACACACTAAACCAGCAACCATATATCCAGTGAAGCCAATAAATGAGGACACGACCCTTAAATGTGATGA GGTCTGGAATGCTCTTACATATAACTATGGAAATGTCATGGCAGTGGACTGGAATCAGTCTCGGGTTCGGTCACTTCATCTCTCAACATTGAGCCTTGAAAACAGGCCT AGGTTGGAGAGCTTGAACCTGGATCTTTCTGATGATGAGGACCTGAGAGAACAAATGGACCTGCATTCCATCATTGTGTCTTGTATCAATGAGGAACCACTCCTTACTGCTGAACAG GTTATTGAGGAGATCGAGGAGATCATGCAGGATTCACCAGAGATTAAATCAGACCAGAACTCTCCACAGTCAGAATTCTCCTTCATCTCTCAGAAAGCCCAAAGATCTCACACCAACCAGGTCTATGAAGAAA GAGCGAGGCTGATGTCAGTAGCTGAGCTGAACCAGCGTCTGGAGGATGTGGAGGTGACCGTACGTGGATATTCAGAGGAGCTGATTCAGCACCTGGCCATGAGGGATGAGCTGGAGTTTGAGAAGGAGGTGAAAAACAGCTTCATTTCAGTTCTCATAGACGTGCAGAACTGTCAGAAGGAACATCAAGAGATGCTGAGAAAGAAGAGGAAAGTAAAGAATGCGCTTCACAGCCGATCAGAGAGGTTACCTTCATCT TATGTAACAACAGTCATCCCATACAAGAAAAAGGATGGGCCTCCATTAGTCCAAGACCTTCAGATTTTTACCAAAA ttttaGAAGCCATGAGAGACAACAGTGACAAAGTTCCAAGTCTCCTCACAGACTACATACTCAAAG
- the fez2a gene encoding fasciculation and elongation protein zeta-2 isoform X1: MAEPPAHRENDEWQDFNLFKGITGQQIHLERVTLNPTPTEMSVLLDTHSDTEKGFDFSSCTSTEKLHFDEKLQFCFQKTHTKPATIYPVKPINEDTTLKCDEVWNALTYNYGNVMAVDWNQSRVRSLHLSTLSLENRPRLESLNLDLSDDEDLREQMDLHSIIVSCINEEPLLTAEQVIEEIEEIMQDSPEIKSDQNSPQSEFSFISQKAQRSHTNQVYEERARLMSVAELNQRLEDVEVTVRGYSEELIQHLAMRDELEFEKEVKNSFISVLIDVQNCQKEHQEMLRKKRKVKNALHSRSERLPSSRFSVESISTAIQNGFRQTFGNGVETKQYVTTVIPYKKKDGPPLVQDLQIFTKILEAMRDNSDKVPSLLTDYILKVLCPT; this comes from the exons ATGGCGGAGCCTCCAGCGCACAGAGAGAATGACGAGTGGCAGGATTTTAATCTATTCAAAGGCATAACGGGACAGCAGATTCATCTGGAGCGGGTTACTCTGAACCCCACACCTACAGAGATGTCCGTGTTGCTggatacacattcagacactgAAAAGGGGTTTGATTTTAGCTCTTGCACATCCACGGAGAAGCTGCACTTTGACGAGAAGTTACAATTTTGCTTCCAAAAAACACACACTAAACCAGCAACCATATATCCAGTGAAGCCAATAAATGAGGACACGACCCTTAAATGTGATGA GGTCTGGAATGCTCTTACATATAACTATGGAAATGTCATGGCAGTGGACTGGAATCAGTCTCGGGTTCGGTCACTTCATCTCTCAACATTGAGCCTTGAAAACAGGCCT AGGTTGGAGAGCTTGAACCTGGATCTTTCTGATGATGAGGACCTGAGAGAACAAATGGACCTGCATTCCATCATTGTGTCTTGTATCAATGAGGAACCACTCCTTACTGCTGAACAG GTTATTGAGGAGATCGAGGAGATCATGCAGGATTCACCAGAGATTAAATCAGACCAGAACTCTCCACAGTCAGAATTCTCCTTCATCTCTCAGAAAGCCCAAAGATCTCACACCAACCAGGTCTATGAAGAAA GAGCGAGGCTGATGTCAGTAGCTGAGCTGAACCAGCGTCTGGAGGATGTGGAGGTGACCGTACGTGGATATTCAGAGGAGCTGATTCAGCACCTGGCCATGAGGGATGAGCTGGAGTTTGAGAAGGAGGTGAAAAACAGCTTCATTTCAGTTCTCATAGACGTGCAGAACTGTCAGAAGGAACATCAAGAGATGCTGAGAAAGAAGAGGAAAGTAAAGAATGCGCTTCACAGCCGATCAGAGAGGTTACCTTCATCT CGTTTCAGTGTGGAGAGCATCTCCACCGCCATCCAGAATGGTTTTCGGCAAACTTTTGGCAATGGGGTCGAGACAAAACAG TATGTAACAACAGTCATCCCATACAAGAAAAAGGATGGGCCTCCATTAGTCCAAGACCTTCAGATTTTTACCAAAA ttttaGAAGCCATGAGAGACAACAGTGACAAAGTTCCAAGTCTCCTCACAGACTACATACTCAAAG